A stretch of the Leptolyngbya sp. FACHB-261 genome encodes the following:
- a CDS encoding DUF4058 family protein: MPSPFPGMDPYLEGYLWPDVYNALASKIRQQLAPKLRPRYTARLEIYVVEDSFPESEVGILYPDVEVMQIRQRQDANANMPAASGAGAVSVMPAPLTVLVVRPVSVRLTNVEIRDTAQNVLVTCIEILSPVNKRGSSLAGYRQKRQRLYQTGIHLIELDFLRRGTRPFAHARLPEVPYAIALTRAQSGLMNIWPLSLQDSLPTIPIPLRSPEPDVALDLSIAMQEIYDQAAYDLSINYSEPPLPALSEADKLWLESLMAK; the protein is encoded by the coding sequence ATACCTTCGCCGTTTCCAGGCATGGACCCTTACTTGGAGGGATATCTCTGGCCTGACGTTTATAATGCGTTGGCGAGCAAGATCCGGCAGCAGTTGGCTCCCAAGCTACGTCCTCGCTATACAGCCCGTCTTGAGATTTACGTGGTTGAGGATAGTTTCCCAGAAAGCGAGGTTGGCATTTTGTACCCGGATGTCGAAGTCATGCAGATTCGGCAACGGCAAGATGCAAATGCGAACATGCCCGCTGCTAGCGGCGCTGGAGCCGTATCTGTTATGCCCGCTCCATTGACGGTACTCGTTGTTCGGCCTGTATCTGTACGGCTAACTAATGTCGAGATTCGGGATACGGCTCAAAATGTTCTGGTGACTTGCATCGAAATTCTCTCACCTGTGAACAAGCGCGGCTCAAGTTTAGCGGGCTACCGGCAGAAACGCCAGCGTCTTTATCAGACAGGAATTCATCTGATTGAGTTGGATTTTCTGCGTCGAGGCACACGACCTTTTGCGCATGCAAGGTTGCCGGAGGTACCTTATGCTATTGCCCTTACTCGGGCTCAATCGGGTCTGATGAATATCTGGCCATTGAGCCTGCAAGATTCTCTGCCCACTATTCCAATTCCATTGCGCTCTCCAGAGCCTGATGTCGCGCTAGATCTCTCTATTGCTATGCAAGAAATCTACGATCAGGCGGCCTACGACTTGTCGATTAACTATAGTGAGCCACCGTTACCAGCATTATCTGAAGCAGATAAACTTTGGCTAGAGTCTCTAATGGCTAAATAG
- a CDS encoding Uma2 family endonuclease produces the protein MSSFVLNLEPIIQLTREQFYLLCQANRDLKLERTARGELLIMSPVGGEGGNQEAALITDLEIWNREIRLGKVFSSSTIFSLPNGADRSPDVAWVRLERWQALTPKEQQGFPPLCPDFVIELRSRTDRLKPLQEKMQEYLDNGLRLGWLIDPQNRQAEIYRPAQAVQVIALPATLLGEEVLPGFELQLS, from the coding sequence ATGAGTTCATTTGTGCTGAATCTGGAACCCATTATCCAGTTGACCCGCGAGCAGTTCTACCTGCTCTGTCAGGCGAATCGGGATTTGAAACTTGAACGGACAGCAAGAGGGGAACTGCTGATCATGTCACCTGTTGGGGGAGAAGGGGGCAACCAAGAGGCTGCTCTGATTACTGATTTGGAGATCTGGAACCGTGAGATACGCTTAGGCAAGGTCTTCAGCTCCTCGACCATCTTTAGCTTGCCCAATGGGGCAGACCGCTCCCCTGATGTTGCTTGGGTGCGCCTAGAACGTTGGCAAGCTCTCACGCCAAAAGAGCAACAGGGCTTCCCTCCCCTCTGCCCAGATTTTGTCATTGAGCTGAGGTCTCGCACAGATCGCCTTAAACCTCTCCAGGAAAAGATGCAGGAATATCTAGACAACGGCTTGCGCCTGGGCTGGCTTATTGATCCTCAGAACAGGCAAGCCGAAATCTATCGGCCTGCTCAAGCAGTACAGGTCATTGCTCTACCAGCCACTCTCTTAGGAGAAGAAGTTCTGCCCGGTTTTGAGTTGCAGTTGTCTTGA
- a CDS encoding urease subunit gamma has translation MHLTPQEKEKLFVYLAAQLARERRGRGLKLNYPEAVALLTSEVMEGAREGKTVAQLMSDGLHVLSRDEVMEGVPEMIAEIQVEATFPDGTKLVTLHQPIR, from the coding sequence ATGCATTTGACTCCCCAGGAAAAAGAAAAGCTATTTGTCTATCTAGCCGCCCAACTGGCTCGGGAGAGACGAGGGCGGGGGCTGAAGTTGAACTACCCAGAGGCGGTTGCCTTACTCACCAGCGAGGTGATGGAGGGGGCTCGTGAAGGCAAAACGGTCGCTCAGTTGATGAGCGATGGTCTACACGTTTTGAGCCGGGATGAGGTGATGGAGGGTGTACCGGAAATGATTGCCGAAATTCAGGTGGAGGCAACCTTTCCAGACGGGACTAAACTCGTCACTCTACATCAACCCATTCGCTAG
- a CDS encoding 3-isopropylmalate dehydratase large subunit, translated as MGMTLTEKILARAAQRDTVTPGENIWVNVDLLMTHDVCGPGTIGVFKREFGEDARVWDSEKIVLIPDHYIFTADERANRNVDILRDFAHEQSIKYFYDITDRGDFKANPDYKGVCHVALAQEGHCRPGEVLFGTDSHTCNAGAFGQFATGIGNTDAGFIMGTGKLLVKVPPTMRFVFDGQIPPYLLAKDLILWVIGDISVSGGTYRAMEFAGEAIERLTMEERMTLCNMVIEGGGKNGVIAPDQTTFDYVRARTDKPFEAVYTDSNASFYSDRRYNASDLEPVVAKPHSPDNRALARECSDVKVDRAYIGSCTGGKITDFINAAQILKGKQVKVPTYLVPATRKVYEDLFSTKHDGQTLSEIFLEAGCIEPAAPSCAACLGGPRDTFGRLNEPEVCISTTNRNFPGRMGNKEAQIYLASPYTVAASALTGRITDPREFLQ; from the coding sequence ATGGGGATGACCCTCACCGAAAAGATTCTGGCCCGCGCCGCTCAACGGGATACTGTCACGCCAGGCGAAAACATTTGGGTTAACGTCGATCTGCTAATGACCCATGATGTCTGTGGCCCAGGCACGATTGGTGTATTTAAGCGTGAGTTTGGTGAGGACGCTCGGGTCTGGGACAGCGAAAAAATTGTTCTGATTCCCGATCACTACATCTTTACTGCTGACGAGCGAGCTAATCGCAACGTTGACATCCTGCGTGACTTTGCCCATGAGCAAAGCATCAAGTATTTCTACGACATTACCGACCGCGGCGATTTTAAAGCGAACCCCGATTACAAAGGCGTCTGTCACGTTGCCCTTGCCCAAGAGGGGCACTGCCGTCCTGGCGAAGTTCTATTTGGCACTGACTCCCATACCTGCAATGCGGGTGCCTTTGGTCAATTTGCCACTGGCATTGGCAACACAGATGCTGGCTTCATCATGGGCACCGGCAAGCTTTTGGTAAAAGTGCCTCCTACTATGCGCTTTGTCTTTGACGGCCAGATTCCACCCTACCTGCTCGCTAAGGACTTAATTCTTTGGGTCATTGGTGATATCAGCGTTTCCGGCGGAACCTATCGGGCTATGGAGTTTGCTGGTGAAGCCATCGAGCGCTTGACCATGGAAGAGCGGATGACCCTTTGCAACATGGTGATTGAAGGGGGGGGCAAAAATGGAGTCATTGCGCCCGACCAAACCACCTTTGACTATGTCAGAGCCCGCACAGATAAACCTTTCGAAGCCGTCTACACCGATTCAAACGCCAGCTTCTACAGCGACCGTCGCTACAACGCTTCTGACCTAGAGCCCGTAGTTGCTAAGCCTCACTCTCCGGACAACCGAGCGCTGGCAAGAGAGTGCAGTGATGTCAAAGTCGACCGTGCCTACATCGGCTCTTGCACCGGTGGCAAGATTACAGACTTCATCAACGCTGCCCAAATACTCAAGGGTAAGCAGGTCAAAGTGCCCACTTACTTGGTCCCCGCTACCCGTAAAGTCTACGAAGACCTGTTCTCTACCAAGCACGACGGCCAGACCCTCTCTGAGATCTTTCTTGAAGCTGGCTGTATCGAACCGGCAGCCCCCTCTTGCGCTGCCTGCTTAGGCGGTCCTCGCGACACCTTTGGTCGCCTAAATGAGCCAGAGGTCTGTATCTCAACCACTAACCGCAACTTCCCAGGCCGCATGGGTAACAAGGAAGCACAGATTTACCTCGCCTCCCCCTACACCGTTGCTGCCTCTGCGTTAACAGGGCGCATTACTGACCCTAGAGAGTTCCTTCAATAG
- a CDS encoding response regulator transcription factor, which produces MAAHILLVDDEPGLREAVQAYLEDSGFSVATASNAKEGLQLLEQSPPDLVISDIMMPQVDGYQFLRQVRDIPRFRSLPFVFLTARGMTSDRIQGYQAGCDDYLSKPFDPDELVAIVENRLGRAAAVNETNGEDSPDIADLANQIAEIKALLTQKPGIVQTPPPIRVDLTPREQSVLNLVSEGLMNKEIARRLETSVRNVEKYVSRLFSKTGTNSRTELVRYALEHGLAH; this is translated from the coding sequence ATGGCAGCGCATATTTTGCTAGTCGATGACGAACCGGGTCTCCGGGAGGCAGTCCAAGCATATCTAGAGGACAGCGGCTTCAGCGTAGCAACTGCCAGTAATGCTAAAGAGGGGCTGCAACTGCTGGAGCAAAGCCCACCAGACCTGGTGATCTCAGACATCATGATGCCTCAGGTGGATGGCTACCAGTTCCTCAGGCAGGTGCGGGACATTCCCCGGTTTCGCTCTCTGCCGTTTGTGTTTTTGACAGCACGGGGCATGACCTCTGATCGCATTCAAGGCTATCAGGCAGGCTGTGATGACTACCTCTCCAAACCTTTTGATCCAGATGAGTTGGTTGCAATAGTTGAAAATCGCTTGGGTCGAGCAGCAGCGGTCAATGAGACCAACGGTGAAGACAGCCCGGACATCGCCGATCTGGCTAACCAGATTGCTGAGATTAAAGCCTTACTGACCCAAAAGCCGGGAATTGTGCAAACCCCTCCGCCGATTCGGGTGGACCTGACGCCTCGGGAGCAAAGCGTGCTGAACCTGGTGTCCGAGGGGCTGATGAATAAGGAGATCGCTCGTCGCCTGGAGACGAGTGTGCGCAACGTAGAGAAGTATGTCTCCCGTCTATTCAGCAAGACGGGCACGAACTCGCGTACGGAGCTAGTTCGATATGCCTTGGAGCATGGGCTAGCCCATTGA
- a CDS encoding pantothenate kinase yields MNGSQPISATPETWTALVIGNTHQHCGQFSENDLQQVEHLPHQALIRPAGPLWLASVVPQATEHWQQQREAGLDLKLLDLSTVPLNNLYPSFGIDRALALLGAGELLGWPVLVIDAGTALTLTGANRERALVGGAILPGLGLQLKSLQAHTAALPTVPLTESLPSRWALDTPAAMQSGVIYTVLAGIRDFLDDWQRLFPESQVVVTGGDGPLLAQHLGLRLDPDLVFWGIRAARRSVLAQQ; encoded by the coding sequence ATGAACGGTTCTCAGCCCATCTCAGCTACCCCTGAAACCTGGACTGCCTTGGTAATTGGCAATACACACCAGCACTGTGGGCAGTTTAGCGAGAATGACCTCCAGCAGGTCGAACATCTGCCCCATCAAGCTTTGATTCGACCGGCCGGTCCCCTCTGGTTAGCCTCAGTTGTGCCTCAAGCAACAGAGCACTGGCAACAGCAGCGAGAGGCAGGACTGGATCTCAAGCTCCTAGATCTGAGTACAGTGCCATTGAACAATTTGTACCCAAGCTTCGGCATCGATCGAGCTTTAGCGCTTTTGGGAGCTGGGGAACTGCTGGGTTGGCCAGTGTTGGTGATTGACGCTGGTACAGCCCTAACCCTGACCGGTGCCAACCGAGAGCGAGCCTTGGTAGGCGGTGCCATCTTGCCAGGCTTGGGTCTACAACTAAAGTCTCTCCAGGCTCATACTGCTGCCTTGCCCACTGTTCCTCTAACTGAATCACTCCCCTCCCGTTGGGCGCTTGACACACCAGCTGCCATGCAGAGCGGTGTGATCTACACTGTACTAGCGGGTATTCGAGACTTTCTAGACGATTGGCAACGCCTGTTTCCCGAGAGCCAAGTAGTCGTTACGGGTGGGGATGGTCCTCTGCTGGCCCAACACCTGGGGCTACGACTGGATCCGGATTTGGTTTTCTGGGGGATACGGGCAGCTCGTCGATCGGTTCTAGCTCAGCAATAA
- a CDS encoding translation initiation factor IF-2 has product MGFADLSIEELAESYNLTTEEITRLCDDLGIAYRDAQTRLALEDAKEVILTVLRKREATSSDPAEGSA; this is encoded by the coding sequence ATGGGCTTCGCTGACCTCTCCATCGAGGAGCTAGCAGAGAGCTACAACCTCACCACCGAGGAGATAACTCGCCTCTGCGACGACTTGGGTATCGCCTATCGCGACGCTCAAACTCGTTTAGCGCTTGAAGATGCAAAGGAAGTCATCCTGACCGTGCTGCGAAAGCGTGAGGCTACTTCATCCGATCCTGCTGAAGGGTCGGCCTAG
- a CDS encoding DUF72 domain-containing protein: protein MVNDADQTLIQIYVGCQGWRYADWRKSPSPDALVEADLAVYQPEIGKLWQGPFYSNSLLSDQELSTYAQTFSIVEVDSTFYGIPPQETVIRWREETPASFRFTLKLPRKLTHEYRLRQGRGTLAEFCQRAYDLGPKLAGVLIQLPPSFGLSELDCLSRFLTHLPTDICFFIEFRDPAWFSPEIQERLSQFPVSSVLSETPWIAQDLAYASINAQAEGPVYIRVMGPKEGELSQFTHLQVNQMQKLQHLVSKINAITAQNRQVYVLVDNHFQGFSPGTASLLKAMLQLPLQPYPAERGVVQLHLPLI, encoded by the coding sequence ATGGTTAACGACGCTGATCAGACTTTGATACAGATCTACGTTGGCTGTCAGGGATGGCGTTACGCAGACTGGCGCAAATCGCCGTCACCGGATGCTTTGGTTGAAGCTGATTTAGCCGTTTACCAACCCGAGATCGGCAAGCTTTGGCAGGGACCTTTTTATAGCAATAGTCTATTGTCCGATCAAGAGCTCAGCACTTATGCTCAAACTTTTTCTATTGTTGAAGTTGATTCAACGTTTTATGGAATCCCGCCTCAAGAAACAGTCATTCGTTGGCGGGAGGAAACCCCTGCATCTTTTCGGTTCACGCTTAAGCTGCCACGTAAGTTAACCCACGAATATCGGCTTCGGCAAGGACGGGGAACTCTCGCTGAGTTTTGTCAACGAGCTTACGATTTAGGGCCTAAATTAGCAGGAGTTTTAATTCAATTACCGCCTTCATTTGGACTCTCAGAGCTAGACTGTCTGAGCCGATTTCTCACACACTTACCCACTGATATCTGTTTCTTCATTGAGTTCCGCGACCCAGCCTGGTTTAGCCCTGAAATTCAGGAACGACTCAGTCAGTTTCCAGTGTCTTCAGTTCTCTCAGAAACGCCCTGGATTGCTCAAGACTTAGCCTACGCCAGCATTAACGCTCAAGCAGAGGGTCCTGTCTATATTCGAGTGATGGGTCCCAAAGAAGGGGAACTTAGCCAGTTCACCCATTTGCAAGTTAACCAGATGCAGAAACTTCAACATCTAGTTAGCAAGATCAACGCAATAACAGCCCAAAATCGGCAAGTGTATGTTTTGGTTGACAACCATTTTCAAGGATTTTCACCGGGCACAGCTTCCCTGCTCAAAGCCATGCTTCAACTTCCGCTTCAACCTTACCCAGCCGAGCGGGGCGTAGTTCAACTGCATCTCCCCTTAATTTAG
- a CDS encoding alpha/beta fold hydrolase produces the protein MTLPLPRTSRLKLASGDLLFWREGGSGPAMVMLHGFWSDGGDWDLLMAELSSEFHCFAPDLPGCGDSRWVQIETLKNPASQQSPIASRQQSFKVDAAVAALADYLTTLRIRQVYFVGHALGGWVATRYALKYPEQVAGLVLLAPAGLEDRRWFGRWYSRRFLVWQGAGKLLAMLRFLLAPLGLRGTLNNLLRYRSRLLASPTASSLLLKPRRELWSEVLSSEGLARLKVPTLLLQGEQDPEIPLAHAQVFNQHIAHSHLVVTNGGHSLHQEKPAQVANWIRKFIAELEPIDELPVSPRKPNPDPVVAPGVGPAEDHPHP, from the coding sequence ATGACCCTTCCTCTGCCTAGAACTTCTCGGTTGAAGCTGGCTTCTGGCGACCTGCTTTTTTGGCGTGAGGGTGGCTCTGGTCCCGCAATGGTAATGCTCCACGGTTTTTGGAGCGATGGAGGGGACTGGGATCTCTTGATGGCAGAACTCAGTAGTGAGTTTCACTGCTTTGCCCCAGACCTACCAGGCTGCGGCGACTCTCGCTGGGTTCAGATCGAGACTTTGAAGAATCCAGCGTCACAACAGAGCCCCATAGCTTCTAGACAGCAGTCTTTTAAGGTTGATGCTGCGGTGGCGGCCCTAGCTGACTATCTAACAACCCTGCGCATTCGTCAGGTTTATTTTGTGGGTCACGCTTTAGGAGGCTGGGTTGCAACCCGTTACGCCCTGAAGTATCCCGAGCAGGTCGCTGGCTTAGTGCTCTTAGCACCTGCAGGACTAGAGGATCGGCGCTGGTTTGGGCGCTGGTACTCACGCCGCTTTTTAGTCTGGCAAGGGGCGGGCAAATTATTGGCGATGCTGCGATTTCTCCTAGCTCCATTGGGACTTCGTGGGACCCTGAACAATCTACTTAGGTACCGCAGCCGTTTACTGGCCTCCCCCACCGCTAGCTCACTGCTGCTTAAGCCCCGGCGGGAACTCTGGAGTGAAGTCTTGAGCAGCGAAGGGTTGGCCCGACTCAAGGTACCAACTCTGCTCCTACAGGGTGAACAGGATCCTGAAATTCCCTTAGCTCATGCTCAAGTCTTTAATCAGCACATTGCCCACTCGCATCTAGTCGTCACTAACGGTGGGCATAGTCTGCATCAAGAAAAGCCAGCACAGGTTGCTAACTGGATCCGCAAATTTATTGCTGAGCTAGAACCGATCGACGAGCTGCCCGTATCCCCCAGAAAACCAAATCCGGATCCAGTCGTAGCCCCAGGTGTTGGGCCAGCAGAGGACCATCCCCACCCGTAA
- the psbV2 gene encoding photosystem II cytochrome PsbV2 encodes MARSITNRFASWLLLLGVVLGALLLGLPEASAAPRVDPYVAQYLKVKEPVTLPLDGSGAEQTFAVADFVQGKQLFEQNCLNCHVGGNTLPNPIVSLSLADLKIATPPRDTLKSLVTFIRLPMSYDGTEESYACREVPESWLSDAQVTNLAAFILRAAQEAPGWGNAIFSDK; translated from the coding sequence GTGGCAAGATCTATTACTAACCGTTTCGCTAGCTGGCTACTGCTGCTAGGGGTTGTTTTAGGGGCGCTGCTGCTCGGTCTACCCGAAGCTTCGGCTGCCCCTCGGGTTGATCCTTATGTAGCTCAGTATCTAAAAGTGAAAGAGCCAGTCACCCTGCCTTTAGATGGCAGCGGTGCTGAGCAAACTTTCGCTGTTGCTGATTTTGTGCAGGGTAAGCAGCTCTTCGAACAAAACTGTCTGAACTGTCACGTCGGTGGCAACACTCTACCCAATCCCATCGTCTCTCTTTCTCTGGCAGACCTTAAGATTGCAACTCCACCCCGGGACACGCTCAAGAGCCTCGTAACCTTTATTAGGTTACCCATGAGCTACGATGGCACCGAGGAGAGCTACGCTTGCCGCGAGGTGCCTGAGTCTTGGCTTTCAGACGCTCAGGTCACTAATCTGGCTGCATTTATTTTGCGGGCTGCGCAAGAGGCTCCCGGTTGGGGAAACGCCATCTTTTCGGATAAGTGA
- the psbV gene encoding photosystem II cytochrome c-550 — MLKRYLWLVVAIVCVALNLLTTPAVSAAGIDEATRTVQLNETQTTVLTPKQVRDGKRLFNDNCAICHAGGVTKTNQNVGLDPEALEGAFPPRNNIEGLVDYMKNPTTYDGAESIADSHPSLKSTDAYPKMANLSESDLYAIAGHILLQPKIVGSKWGGGKIYY; from the coding sequence ATGTTAAAGCGATACCTATGGCTGGTAGTAGCCATTGTTTGCGTTGCCCTCAACCTGCTAACCACGCCAGCAGTCAGTGCAGCTGGTATCGACGAGGCGACTCGTACCGTCCAGCTCAACGAGACCCAAACTACGGTCCTCACGCCTAAGCAGGTCAGAGATGGCAAGCGCCTATTCAATGACAACTGCGCTATCTGCCATGCTGGCGGCGTGACCAAAACCAACCAAAACGTCGGTTTGGATCCTGAAGCGCTGGAGGGTGCTTTTCCCCCTCGCAACAACATCGAAGGGCTGGTTGACTACATGAAGAATCCCACCACCTATGATGGTGCGGAGTCCATTGCTGACAGCCACCCCAGCCTTAAGAGCACCGATGCGTATCCCAAGATGGCAAACCTTTCTGAATCAGATCTCTATGCCATTGCTGGTCACATCCTGCTCCAGCCCAAAATCGTTGGCAGCAAGTGGGGCGGTGGCAAGATCTATTACTAA
- the petJ gene encoding cytochrome c6 PetJ codes for MLRHVFLFCLVLVLLLPSGPAWAELDLELGAQIFANNCAACHIGGGNVLLSNKTLKQSALDEYGVNTHEQVTYQVRNGKNAMPAFKDRLDEDQIESVAAYVLSQAAKGWQVGA; via the coding sequence ATGCTGAGGCACGTATTTCTGTTCTGTCTGGTTCTAGTTCTCCTGCTACCCAGTGGTCCCGCTTGGGCCGAGTTGGATCTGGAATTGGGCGCTCAGATTTTTGCCAATAATTGTGCAGCCTGTCACATTGGTGGTGGCAACGTCCTGCTGTCAAACAAGACGCTCAAGCAGTCAGCGCTCGATGAGTATGGTGTGAATACCCACGAGCAAGTGACCTACCAGGTGCGCAATGGCAAAAATGCCATGCCTGCCTTCAAAGATCGGCTAGACGAAGACCAGATTGAGAGTGTAGCCGCCTATGTCCTTAGCCAAGCTGCCAAAGGCTGGCAAGTAGGTGCCTAG
- the bcp gene encoding thioredoxin-dependent thiol peroxidase codes for MSITAQTPMLQPGDPAPDFTLVDSTGNSVQLAKLRGKRVVLYFYPRDNTPGCTKEACGFRDRYADYQGQDIVVLGISTDDAKAHQKFTDKYSLPFPLLCDTEAEVATAYGVYGLKKFMGKEFMGIQRTTFVIGADGSLEKIYRKVKPETHAADILADLA; via the coding sequence ATGTCCATTACTGCACAAACTCCTATGCTTCAGCCTGGCGATCCCGCTCCAGACTTCACGCTGGTTGATTCAACTGGCAACTCGGTGCAATTGGCAAAGTTACGGGGTAAACGGGTGGTCTTGTATTTCTATCCTCGTGACAACACCCCTGGCTGCACGAAGGAGGCTTGTGGTTTTCGAGACCGGTACGCAGACTATCAGGGCCAAGACATTGTCGTTCTGGGGATCAGCACTGATGATGCCAAGGCCCATCAGAAGTTCACGGACAAGTACAGTCTGCCGTTTCCTCTCTTATGCGATACCGAGGCAGAGGTGGCTACGGCATACGGTGTCTATGGCTTGAAAAAGTTCATGGGCAAGGAGTTCATGGGTATTCAGCGCACAACCTTTGTGATTGGGGCAGATGGAAGCTTGGAAAAGATTTATCGCAAGGTGAAGCCAGAGACACATGCCGCTGATATTTTGGCTGATTTAGCCTGA
- a CDS encoding NUDIX domain-containing protein, translating into MRRLIQIFQTVLGLILRHPVTGTSIIAVLPDQRIVLVRRTDNKRWALPGGIVDWGETLESTVKRELQEETGLKTLGSPRLVGVYSSPQRDPRMHSICVVVEVAADGVMSVGDELEISEVRAFSRAELPVSGLSHDHDQQLQNYFEGLTVLA; encoded by the coding sequence ATGCGCCGCTTGATTCAAATCTTTCAAACTGTTCTCGGCCTGATTCTGCGGCATCCAGTCACGGGGACCAGTATTATTGCCGTTCTGCCTGATCAACGGATTGTGCTTGTGCGGCGCACAGATAACAAACGCTGGGCTCTACCCGGTGGCATCGTGGACTGGGGCGAAACGCTAGAAAGTACGGTAAAACGCGAACTTCAGGAAGAGACAGGCCTGAAAACTTTAGGGTCACCACGTTTGGTAGGTGTCTACTCATCCCCGCAACGGGATCCCCGAATGCACTCGATTTGTGTGGTTGTTGAAGTCGCAGCTGACGGCGTGATGAGTGTTGGTGACGAGTTGGAAATCAGCGAGGTGAGAGCCTTTAGTCGGGCTGAACTACCCGTCAGTGGTCTGTCTCATGATCACGATCAGCAGTTGCAGAACTATTTTGAGGGGCTCACTGTTCTCGCGTGA
- the hslO gene encoding Hsp33 family molecular chaperone HslO, producing the protein MADQLIRATAADGGIRAVGVITTRLTEAARMRHRLSYVATAALGRTMAGGLLLASNMKQPQSRVNIRFNGDGPLGGILVDAGLDGTVRGYVDHPEIELPPNALGKLDVGGAVGHSGYLYVVRDVGYGYPYSSTVEIVSGEVGDDLSHYLVTSEQTPSALLLGVFVGAEGVTAAGGLLLQVMPKAERDEALISLLESRVGALKGFTPLLQAGKTLPQIFEELLGDLDLQILPESQMVQFHCGCTFQRVLGALKMLGEDELQDMIEKDDGAEATCHFCGQVYQASSEELAQLIGDLRREKQEARS; encoded by the coding sequence ATGGCCGACCAACTCATCCGGGCCACTGCTGCTGATGGAGGCATCCGCGCCGTTGGTGTGATTACGACCCGTCTGACTGAAGCTGCCCGGATGCGGCACCGTCTTTCCTACGTTGCCACAGCAGCTCTGGGGCGGACAATGGCAGGGGGGCTCTTGTTGGCGTCCAACATGAAACAGCCCCAGTCGCGAGTTAATATCCGCTTCAACGGCGATGGCCCCCTGGGAGGCATTCTCGTTGACGCTGGACTAGATGGTACCGTGCGAGGCTATGTTGATCATCCTGAAATTGAACTGCCTCCCAATGCCCTAGGCAAGTTAGACGTGGGCGGGGCAGTCGGCCACTCAGGTTATCTCTATGTTGTGCGAGATGTGGGCTATGGCTACCCCTACTCCAGCACGGTTGAGATTGTCTCTGGCGAAGTTGGGGATGATCTCTCTCACTATCTCGTTACCTCTGAGCAAACCCCTAGTGCTCTGCTGTTAGGAGTGTTTGTGGGGGCAGAGGGCGTGACAGCTGCAGGTGGTTTGCTCTTGCAAGTCATGCCCAAAGCTGAGCGAGATGAAGCTTTGATCAGCCTGCTAGAGTCACGCGTAGGGGCGCTCAAAGGTTTTACACCTCTGCTGCAAGCGGGCAAAACTCTGCCCCAAATTTTTGAGGAGCTACTTGGTGATCTAGACCTACAGATTCTGCCTGAGAGCCAGATGGTGCAGTTCCATTGCGGTTGCACCTTTCAGCGAGTTCTGGGAGCCCTCAAGATGCTGGGGGAAGATGAACTCCAAGACATGATTGAAAAGGACGATGGGGCGGAGGCTACCTGTCACTTCTGTGGCCAGGTTTACCAAGCCAGTAGCGAGGAGCTAGCCCAACTGATTGGCGATCTGCGTCGAGAGAAACAGGAGGCAAGATCCTGA